One Lepus europaeus isolate LE1 chromosome 7, mLepTim1.pri, whole genome shotgun sequence DNA segment encodes these proteins:
- the FANCF gene encoding Fanconi anemia group F protein — MEALLEQLERFSEVLAVSRTSHVSTWDSATVRRALQWARYLRHVYRRFGHHQRIRTALERRLHGQWRPEGGLGLGSVPGLTNFEALGCSDVLLSLRLLSNRALGDAACYHLLQQLFPGPGVPGGDEVSLQDQLARLARRRSAVHMLRASGYRESPKLQEDPLMKTQAELLLERLQQVGSAQAESTSRFLSSLWERLPRSNFLKVIAVALLLQPPQAPRPQEELEGGRPQTAGEGSRELVHWLLENSEVMAAFCRNNPAGLLTSVAVRYPALTRVYLALLTDWGRHLRYDLPKGVWVGVETQDVQWAELCDRFQSLCQSATPLKDEVLTALQALKKQDGDFEVPGLSIWTDLLLAIRNGA, encoded by the coding sequence ATGGAAGCGCTCTTAGAACAGCTGGAGCGCTTTTCCGAGGTGCTGGCGGTCTCCCGCACGAGCCACGTCAGTACCTGGGACTCCGCGACAGTGCGCAGGGCACTCCAGTGGGCTCGCTACCTGCGGCATGTCTACCGGCGCTTTGGCCACCACCAACGCATCCGCACCGCCCTGGAGCGGCGCCTGCACGGCCAGTGGAGGCCGGAGGGCGGCCTTGGGCTGGGTTCGGTCCCGGGCCTGACGAACTTCGAGGCCCTCGGGTGCAGTGATGTCCTGTTATCCCTGCGCCTGTTGAGCAATCGGGCCCTCGGGGACGCCGCCTGTTACCACCTGCTGCAGCAGCTCTTCCCCGGCCCTGGCGTCCCGGGCGGCGACGAGGTTTCGCTGCAAGACCAGCTGGCCCGCCTCGCTCGCCGCCGCTCGGCAGTCCACATGCTGCGCGCCAGTGGCTATCGAGAGAGCCCGAAGCTTCAGGAGGACCCGCTGATGAAGACTCAGGCGGAGCTGCTGCTGGAGCGTCTGCAGCAGGTGGGGTCAGCCCAGGCGGAGAGCACGAGCAGGTTTCTCAGCAGCCTGTGGGAGCGCCTGCCGCGGAGCAACTTCCTGAAGGTGATCGCGGTGGCGCTGCTCCTGCAGCCGCCGCAGGCTCCCCGGCCCCAGGAAGAGCTGGAGGGGGGCCGTCCCCAGACAGCTGGAGAGGGGAGTCGAGAGCTAGTCCATTGGCTGCTGGAGAACTCGGAGGTCATGGCTGCTTTTTGCCGGAACAACCCAGCGGGGCTTTTAACGTCGGTGGCAGTCCGTTACCCCGCGCTGACTCGCGTCTATCTGGCTCTGCTCACAGACTGGGGTCGGCACCTGCGCTACGATCTTCCGAAAGGCGTTTGGGTTGGGGTCGAGACCCAAGATGTGCAGTGGGCGGAGTTGTGTGATAGGTTCCAAAGCCTCTGTCAGAGCGCCACGCCTTTGAAAGATGAAGTTCTAACTGCCCTGCAGGCCCTCAAGAAGCAGGATGGAGATTTCGAAGTCCCTGGGCTTAGCATCTGGACAGACCTGCTCTTGGCTATTCGCAACGGTGCATGA